The Pocillopora verrucosa isolate sample1 chromosome 2, ASM3666991v2, whole genome shotgun sequence genome has a segment encoding these proteins:
- the LOC131790646 gene encoding tyrosine-protein kinase receptor-like: protein MNVFMILLTVTTAVCSLSPALQGCSSFFQIVEDYYLTGHVIDRQKASSVLSCAHLCLRSRPQCHSVNYKEEERTTICELNDKGIVGAGDDTASLLPMRGFIFGQLFNLTDSHKRNESLVGTTNTEKAFKFGFTTLDGKEETGPTSTSGYAGTSLDGKVTLSNGIQIWSVPVTGRYIIEAFGASGANGTDFNQSEWRIGGLGAKMEGTFTLVKGTKLKILIGQEGHRGADFGDNPGGGGGGTFVTLLDDTPLIIAGGGGGGGILKKQYDDGDPGQATENGTRCGGTGGNGGQTCNANTGNVDPDILAGGGAGLKGNGGGGGGGAMTGSLSFINGGTGGTCPVSKGGFGGGGFSFLAGGGGGGYSGGGIVGISLIGVAGGGGSYNIGTNQQKKAGVNKGDGKVIITLKN, encoded by the exons ATGAACGTCTTCATGATACTACTGACTGTGACCACTGCGGTGTGCAGTTTATCACCAGCTCTACAGGGTTGCTCATCCTTCTTTCAAATTGTGGAAGATTATTACCTAACCGGTCATGTCATAGATCGTCAGAAGGCGTCCAGCGTTTTATCTTGCGCCCATCTCTGCCTGAGAAGCCGTCCACAATGCCACTCAGTGAATTACAAGGAAGAAGAAAGAACCACTATTTGTGAATTAAATGATAAAGGAATAGTAGGTGCTGGAGATGATACCGCGTCCCTTTTACCTATGCGTGGATTCATCTTTGGACAGTTGTTTAATCTCACG gatagTCATAAAAGAAATGAATCTCTTGTGGGGACAACAAACACAG AAAAAGCCTTTAAGTTTGGGTTCACAACCTTGGATGGCAAAGAAGAAACTGGACCGACTAGTACATCCGGGTATGCAGGAACATCACTAGACGGCAAAGTCACTTTAAGTAATGGCATCCAAATTTGGAGTGTTCCTGTGACAGGAAGGTACATCATCGAAGCATTTGGTGCCTCAGGTGCCAATGGTACAGATTTCAATCAGTCCGAATGGAGGATCGGCGGCTTGGGAGCCAAGATGGAAGGAACTTTCACACTTGTAAAAGGCACCAAACTCAAGATACTTATTGGTCAAGAGGGTCACCGTGGTGCGGACTTCGGTGATAATcctgggggtgggggtggtggCACTTTTGTGACTCTCTTAGATGATACCCCACTAATTATTGctggtgggggtgggggtggaggGATACTGAAAAAGCAATATGATGACGGTGACCCTGGTCAGGCAACAGAGAATGGCACCAGGTGTGGTGGGACGGGAGGGAATGGTGGCCAAACTTGCAACGCTAACACAGGGAATGTGGACCCTGATATCTTAGCAGGAGGGGGGGCTGGGCTCAAAGGCAacgggggagggggagggggaggtgcGATGACCGGTTCGTTGAGTTTCATTAACGGCGGAACTGGGGGAACATGTCCCGTATCCAAAGGGGGATTCGGTGGTGGAGGCTTTAGCTTTCTGGCTggtggaggagggggagggtatTCCGGTGGGGGAATTGTGGGGATTTCCTTAATTGGTGtggcagggggagggggttcGTATAATATTGGTACGAATCAACAGAAAAAGGCAGGAGTTAACAAAGGTGATGGCAAGGTGATTATCACATTAAAGAACTGA
- the LOC131790719 gene encoding leukocyte tyrosine kinase receptor-like: MTAFMNSPMATETTRLILILAILKTCPLPIRMILVRTAESRSSLISSTEGHVLMGFVIHKQRTHDVLSCAQLCLVRPNCLSFNFENTKNGVCELNNETSDGNTIMDKNMLFSKRGHSFYQLVNISDSIADPSGGKSRVHRYVFSTLDGKEENGPTSTSGYAGTSLDGKVTLNNGIQIWSVPVTGRYIIEASGASGANGSDFNQSKWRIGGLGAKMKGTFALAKGTKLKILIGQEGHCTADFGDRPGGGGGGTFVTLFDDTPLIIAGGGGGGGGGTLKKQYEDGDPGQATENGTRCGGTGGNGGQPCNANTGNVDPGILAGGGAGLKGNGGGKGGNVMTGSLSFINGGTGGTCPTSKGGFGGGSCGLVAGGGGGGYSGGGVVGSSSSGVAGGGGSYNIGTNQQNKAGVNKGDGKVIITLKN; the protein is encoded by the exons ATGACAGCGTTTATG AATTCTCCGATGGCAACTGAAACAACACGACTTATTCTCATTCTGGCCATTTTAAAAACTTGCCCCCTCCCTATCAGAATGATACTCGTCAGAACTGCTGAGAGTCGCTCATCGTTAATCAGCTCTACTGAGGGTCACGTGCTCATGGGATTCGTCATTCATAAACAGCGGACTCATGACGTTTTGTCATGCGCACAACTGTGCTTGGTGCGTCCGAATTGCCTGTCCTTCAATTTTGAGAATACCAAAAATGGAGTGTGCGAGTTAAACAATGAAACATCGGACGGTAATACGATCATGGACAAAAATATGCTATTTTCAAAGAGAGGACATTCGTTTTATCAGCTGGTGAACATTAGC GATTCAATTGCCGATCCATCCGGTGGAAAATCAAGAG TGCACAGGTACGTCTTTTCAACCTTGGATGGCAAAGAAGAAAATGGACCGACTAGTACATCCGGGTACGCGGGAACATCATTAGACGGCAAAGTCACTTTAAACAATGGCATCCAAATTTGGAGTGTTCCCGTGACAGGAAGGTACATTATCGAAGCATCTGGTGCCTCAGGTGCCAATGGGTCAGATTTCAATCAGTCTAAATGGAGGATAGGCGGCTTGGGAGCCAAGATGAAAGGAACTTTCGCACTTGCAAAAGGCACCAAACTCAAGATACTTATTGGCCAAGAGGGTCACTGTACTGCGGACTTCGGTGATAGGcctgggggtgggggtggtggCACTTTTGTTACTCTCTTTGACGATACTCCGCTAATTATTGctggtgggggtgggggtgggggtggaggGACACTGAAAAAGCAATATGAAGACGGTGACCCCGGTCAGGCAACAGAGAATGGTACCAGGTGTGGTGGGACGGGAGGGAATGGTGGCCAACCTTGCAACGCTAATACAGGGAATGTGGACCCTGGTATCTTAGCAGGAGGGGGAGCTGGGCTCAAAGGCAACGGGGGAGGGAAAGGTGGGAATGTGATGACCGGTTCGTTGAGTTTCATTAACGGCGGAACTGGGGGAACATGTCCCACATCCAAAGGGGGATTCGGTGGTGGAAGCTGTGGCTTGGTGGctggtgggggagggggagggtatTCCGGTGGGGGAGTTGTAGGGAGTTCCTCAAGTGGTGtggcagggggagggggttcGTATAATATTGGTACAAATCAACAGAACAAGGCGGGTGTTAACAAAGGTGACGGCAAGGTGATTATCACATTAAAGAACTGA